In Streptomyces sp. NBC_00433, a single genomic region encodes these proteins:
- the rpsO gene encoding 30S ribosomal protein S15: MSLDVETKKQIIAEFGTKEGDTGSPEVQVALLSRRISDLTEHLKTHKHDHHSRRGLLILVGQRRRLLQYLAKKDITRFRELRERLGIRAGAAGVR, from the coding sequence ATGTCGCTCGACGTCGAGACGAAGAAGCAGATCATCGCCGAGTTCGGCACCAAGGAGGGCGACACCGGCTCCCCCGAGGTCCAGGTCGCGCTCCTGTCGCGCCGGATCTCGGACCTGACCGAGCACCTCAAGACCCACAAGCACGACCACCACTCGCGTCGTGGTCTGCTGATCCTGGTCGGCCAGCGCCGTCGTCTGCTGCAGTACCTGGCCAAGAAGGACATCACGCGCTTCCGTGAGCTCCGCGAGCGCCTCGGCATCCGTGCCGGCGCGGCGGGCGTTCGCTAG
- the eccD gene encoding type VII secretion integral membrane protein EccD, whose translation MSTISATGFCRVTVVAPDSRIDVALPDDLPVADLRPDILRLSGQVQTEEEPTGFHLVRRDGSVLDPALSLSAQRVLDGELIALRAFAESLPPAVHDDVADAIATAVVRDRRRWNDDLMRVVGLTGGAVLLVMMGFVLWWAEPIRHDMHSMPGVVAGVLGTVLVAFAAVRARIYGDRAAAIALGLAALPHLLIAGSGIVAPDHGHGPGRLQFMVGCATVLLASAVLVAVLPTGDAPFVASAFLAAAGTLATYGAIATDAPPRAVASVAAVTAVALVGFLPGWSARFARLPIGFGSPEPSAEVMARYGDRREPEQAIDYEAVAAQARRGHELLLGLVGGCSATVVGAAAVMSFSDSAPAQVLALTAGVAALLRARLFRYTSQVASLVVAGILAVALLILGLALNPDTSLLMDLARGDHGPLDLHTLWLSAAIAAGAVLLVAIGLIVPRKGVSPFWGRSLDLAEGAVLLSLVPLCLGVLKVYGSVRGLSSD comes from the coding sequence GTGAGCACGATCTCAGCGACCGGATTCTGCCGCGTCACGGTCGTAGCACCGGACAGCAGGATCGACGTGGCACTTCCCGACGACCTTCCGGTCGCCGATCTGCGTCCGGACATCCTGCGCCTGTCGGGGCAGGTGCAGACCGAGGAGGAGCCGACCGGCTTCCACCTCGTCCGCCGTGACGGCAGTGTCCTCGACCCCGCCCTGTCGCTGTCCGCGCAGCGTGTCCTGGACGGCGAGCTGATCGCGCTGCGCGCCTTCGCCGAGTCGCTGCCGCCCGCCGTCCACGACGACGTGGCGGATGCCATCGCCACCGCCGTCGTACGCGACCGGCGCCGCTGGAACGACGACCTGATGCGGGTCGTCGGCCTGACCGGCGGCGCGGTGCTCCTGGTGATGATGGGCTTCGTCCTGTGGTGGGCGGAGCCGATCCGGCACGACATGCACTCGATGCCGGGCGTCGTCGCCGGTGTGCTCGGCACGGTCCTGGTCGCCTTCGCGGCCGTACGCGCCCGGATATACGGCGACCGCGCCGCCGCGATCGCGCTCGGCCTCGCCGCGCTGCCGCACCTGCTGATCGCCGGCTCCGGCATCGTCGCCCCCGACCACGGGCACGGACCGGGCCGGCTGCAGTTCATGGTCGGCTGTGCCACGGTCCTGCTGGCCTCCGCGGTCCTGGTCGCCGTGCTGCCCACCGGTGACGCGCCCTTCGTGGCGTCCGCCTTCCTGGCCGCCGCGGGCACCCTGGCCACCTACGGCGCCATCGCCACCGACGCCCCGCCGCGTGCCGTCGCCTCGGTCGCGGCCGTCACCGCCGTCGCCCTGGTCGGCTTCCTGCCCGGCTGGTCCGCGCGCTTCGCCCGGCTGCCGATCGGCTTCGGCTCGCCCGAGCCGTCCGCCGAGGTCATGGCGCGCTACGGCGACCGGCGCGAGCCCGAGCAGGCCATCGACTACGAGGCGGTCGCCGCACAGGCCCGCCGCGGCCACGAACTGCTGCTCGGCCTGGTCGGCGGCTGCTCGGCCACCGTCGTCGGCGCCGCCGCGGTGATGAGCTTCTCCGACTCCGCGCCCGCCCAGGTGCTCGCCCTGACCGCCGGGGTGGCGGCGCTGCTGCGCGCCAGGCTCTTCCGCTACACCTCCCAGGTCGCCAGCCTGGTGGTCGCCGGCATCCTCGCGGTGGCCCTGCTGATCCTCGGACTCGCGCTCAATCCCGACACCTCGCTGCTGATGGACCTGGCCAGGGGCGACCACGGGCCGCTCGACCTGCACACCCTGTGGCTGTCCGCGGCGATCGCGGCCGGCGCGGTGCTGCTCGTCGCGATAGGCCTGATCGTGCCCCGCAAGGGCGTGTCCCCGTTCTGGGGCCGCAGCCTGGACCTGGCCGAGGGCGCGGTCCTGCTGTCGCTGGTCCCGCTGTGCCTGGGCGTGCTCAAGGTCTACGGTTCGGTCCGCGGGCTGAGCAGCGACTGA
- a CDS encoding polyribonucleotide nucleotidyltransferase, whose product MENETHYAEAVIDNGTFGTRTIRFETGRLARQAAGSAVAYLDDDTMVLSATSASKQPKEHFDFFPLTVDVEERMYAAGRIPGSFFRREGRPSEDAILTCRLIDRPLRPSFVKGLRNEIQVVCTIMALNPDHLYDVVAINAASCSTQLAGLPFSGPIGGVRVALIRGQWVAFPTHTELEEAVFDMVVAGRALEDGDVAIMMVEAEATAKTIQLVEGGAEAPTEEVVAAGLDAAKPFIKVLCKAQSELAAKAAKPTAEFPIFLDYQEDVFEALESAVTGELAQALTIAGKQAREAELDRVKALAADKLLPQFEGREKEISAAYRSLTKKLVRQRVIRDKVRIDGRGVTDIRTLAAEVEAIPRVHGSALFERGETQILGVTTLNMLRMEQQLDTLAPETRKRYMHNYNFPPYSVGETGRVGSPKRREIGHGALAERALIPVLPTREEFPYAIRQVSEALGSNGSTSMGSVCASTMSLLNAGVPLKAAVAGIAMGLISQEIEGETHYVALTDILGAEDAFGDMDFKVAGTKKFVTALQLDTKLDGIPASVLAAALKQARDARLHILDVMMEAIDSPDEMSPNAPRIISIKIPVDKIGEVIGPKGKMINQIQEDTGADISIEDDGTVLIGATEGSQAEAARAVINQIANPTMPEVGERYLGTVVKTTTFGAFVSLMPGKDGLLHISQIRKLAGGKRVENVEDVLGVGAKVQVEIAEIDQRGKLSLVPVIEGEDGDAEDVKDESAK is encoded by the coding sequence GTGGAGAACGAGACCCACTACGCCGAAGCCGTGATCGACAACGGCACCTTCGGCACCCGCACCATCCGCTTCGAGACGGGCCGCCTGGCCCGCCAGGCCGCCGGGTCCGCCGTGGCCTACCTGGACGACGACACCATGGTGCTGTCGGCCACCAGCGCCTCCAAGCAGCCCAAGGAGCACTTCGACTTCTTCCCCCTCACGGTGGACGTCGAGGAGCGCATGTACGCGGCCGGCCGGATCCCCGGCTCCTTCTTCCGCCGCGAGGGCCGCCCCTCCGAGGACGCCATCCTCACCTGCCGGCTGATCGACCGCCCGCTGCGCCCGTCCTTCGTCAAGGGCCTGCGCAACGAGATCCAGGTCGTCTGCACGATCATGGCGCTCAACCCCGACCACCTCTACGACGTGGTCGCCATCAACGCCGCCTCCTGCTCCACGCAGCTGGCCGGCCTGCCCTTCTCCGGCCCGATCGGCGGCGTCCGCGTCGCGCTGATCCGCGGCCAGTGGGTGGCCTTCCCGACGCACACCGAGCTCGAAGAGGCAGTCTTCGACATGGTCGTCGCGGGCCGCGCCCTGGAGGACGGCGACGTCGCGATCATGATGGTCGAGGCCGAGGCCACCGCGAAGACCATCCAGCTGGTCGAGGGCGGCGCCGAGGCGCCGACCGAAGAGGTCGTCGCCGCCGGCCTGGATGCCGCCAAGCCGTTCATCAAGGTGCTCTGCAAGGCGCAGTCGGAGCTGGCCGCCAAGGCCGCCAAGCCCACCGCCGAGTTCCCGATCTTCCTGGACTACCAGGAGGACGTCTTCGAGGCACTGGAGTCCGCCGTCACCGGCGAGCTGGCCCAGGCGCTGACCATCGCGGGCAAGCAGGCCCGCGAGGCCGAGCTGGACCGGGTCAAGGCGCTCGCCGCCGACAAGCTGCTGCCGCAGTTCGAGGGTCGCGAGAAGGAGATTTCCGCGGCCTACCGCTCGCTGACCAAGAAGCTGGTCCGCCAGCGTGTCATCCGTGACAAGGTCCGCATCGACGGCCGTGGCGTCACCGACATCCGTACGCTGGCCGCCGAGGTCGAGGCGATCCCGCGGGTGCACGGCTCGGCCCTCTTCGAGCGCGGCGAGACGCAGATCCTCGGCGTCACCACGCTGAACATGCTGCGCATGGAGCAGCAGCTCGACACCCTGGCGCCCGAGACCCGCAAGCGCTACATGCACAACTACAACTTCCCGCCGTATTCGGTCGGCGAGACCGGCCGCGTGGGTTCGCCCAAGCGCCGCGAGATCGGCCACGGCGCACTCGCGGAGCGCGCCCTGATCCCGGTCCTGCCGACGCGCGAGGAATTCCCCTACGCGATCCGCCAGGTCTCCGAGGCGCTGGGCTCCAACGGCTCCACGTCGATGGGGTCGGTCTGCGCCTCCACCATGTCGCTGCTGAACGCCGGTGTGCCGCTCAAGGCCGCCGTCGCCGGTATCGCCATGGGCCTGATCTCGCAGGAGATCGAGGGCGAGACGCACTATGTCGCGCTCACCGACATCCTGGGCGCCGAGGACGCGTTCGGCGACATGGACTTCAAGGTCGCCGGCACGAAGAAGTTCGTGACCGCGCTTCAGCTGGACACCAAGCTGGACGGCATTCCGGCGTCCGTGCTGGCCGCGGCCCTCAAGCAGGCCCGCGACGCCCGGCTGCACATCCTCGACGTGATGATGGAGGCCATCGACTCCCCGGACGAGATGTCGCCGAACGCGCCGCGGATCATCAGCATCAAGATCCCGGTGGACAAGATCGGCGAGGTCATCGGCCCGAAGGGCAAGATGATCAACCAGATCCAGGAGGACACCGGCGCCGACATCTCCATCGAGGACGACGGCACGGTGCTGATCGGCGCCACCGAGGGCTCGCAGGCCGAGGCGGCGCGTGCGGTGATCAACCAGATCGCCAACCCGACCATGCCCGAGGTCGGCGAGCGTTACCTGGGCACGGTCGTGAAGACCACCACCTTCGGCGCCTTCGTGTCGCTGATGCCCGGCAAGGACGGCCTGCTGCACATCTCGCAGATCCGCAAGCTCGCCGGCGGCAAGCGCGTCGAGAACGTCGAGGACGTGCTCGGTGTCGGCGCCAAGGTGCAGGTCGAGATCGCCGAGATCGACCAGCGCGGCAAGCTCTCGCTCGTCCCCGTCATCGAGGGCGAGGACGGCGACGCCGAGGACGTGAAGGACGAGTCGGCCAAGTGA
- the eccCa gene encoding type VII secretion protein EccCa has product MSSVIVKRPARAFPPEMPSEELELASPPELQRGQDQGLMMMLLPMLAMGGSAAYFFMPGSQAIMKVMGGLMITSMVAMAIGQVVRTRQGASGHMADSRRDYLKYLAQQRRKARRIADRQRSSQLYTHPAPDQLWALAAEGKRVWERRPGDDDFGQVRVGLAPQQLATPLVAPDTAPVDQLEPLTAHAMQRFIAAYGTVEGLPLAVSLRAFSHVALTGEPEAVYAQARAMIAQLSTLHSPADLALGVAASPSALREWEWVKWLPHTQSPAELDGAGTRRLVVGDVGELEELLRGRLEDRPRFQRDATPLLDQPHVVVFVDGGTVPPTSVLASGEGLLGVTVVEMAPGENGEPRGDLWLRCTADEMLLRSAAGGAYGGTPDRLSAIEAESLARQLAPLRPADGGEDEPLLSNLDFTDLMGIGEASSFDVARGWVPRSQHERLRVPIGVGEDGEPVHLDLKEAAQEGMGPHGLCVGATGSGKSELLRTLVLGLAVTHSSESLNFVLADFKGGATFAGMSEMPHVSAVITNLADDLTLVDRMRDSITGELQRRQELLKSTGNYANIHDYERARTAGAALEPLASLVLVIDEFSELLTAKPEFIDMFIQIGRIGRSLGVHLLLASQRLEEGRLRGLDTYLSYRIGLRTFSASESRAALGVPDAYHLPSVPGSGYLKFGTDTMVRFKAAYVSGPHRRGREAEADGGAQGGRRPAPFTAAPVPMSAPAVQPVAAQRDDAVADTVLDVLVRRLEGRGPEAHQVWLPPLDEAPSLDRLMPLAVTAERGLQASNGMPLGGLTVPLGIVDKPFEQRRDPLALDFSGAAGHGLIVGGPRSGKSTMLRTLVAAFALTHTPHEVQFYCLDFGGGALRAVDGLAHVGGVAGRLEPDRVRRAVAEVAGVLARREEVFRSRGIDTVASYRRLRATGELPDEQWGDVFLLIDGWGAFKQDNERLEPVVADIAARGLGFGVHVVLTASRYMEVRAALKDQLLNRLELRLGDTMDSEINRKVAANVPAGVPGRGITPAQLHFMAGLPRIDGSSSSADLTEGGAGLVEAVNSAWCGAPAPGIRMLPTMLTAEQLPEGSRYPERGVAIGIDETALAPVFVNFETDPVLIVFGDSESGKTAALRHIARQLSQRYTPQEAMLVVADYRRTLLGALPESHVLEYIAASAAMETHMTEVQKLVERRAPGPDVTPRQLRDRSWWSGPQLFVLIDDYELVAAGSNPMAQLADSLPFARDVGVRFIIARSSGGAGRSMYEPFMQRAKELAAQGLVLSGDPNEGELMASVRPRPMPPGRAIFAARRGGSRLVQLAWTPEG; this is encoded by the coding sequence GTGAGTTCGGTCATCGTCAAGCGGCCGGCGCGGGCATTCCCGCCCGAGATGCCGTCGGAGGAACTCGAACTGGCGTCACCGCCCGAACTGCAGCGCGGCCAGGACCAGGGCCTGATGATGATGCTGCTCCCCATGCTCGCCATGGGCGGCTCCGCGGCGTATTTCTTCATGCCGGGGTCCCAGGCGATCATGAAGGTCATGGGCGGCCTGATGATCACCTCGATGGTGGCCATGGCGATAGGGCAGGTCGTACGGACCCGGCAGGGCGCCAGCGGGCACATGGCCGACAGCCGCCGCGACTACCTCAAATACCTCGCGCAGCAGCGCCGCAAGGCCCGCAGGATCGCCGACCGGCAGCGCAGCAGCCAGCTCTACACCCACCCCGCACCCGACCAGCTGTGGGCGCTGGCCGCCGAGGGCAAGCGGGTCTGGGAACGCCGCCCGGGTGACGACGACTTCGGGCAGGTGCGGGTGGGACTCGCCCCGCAGCAGCTGGCCACCCCGCTTGTCGCCCCCGACACCGCCCCCGTCGACCAGCTCGAACCGCTCACCGCGCATGCCATGCAGCGCTTCATCGCCGCCTACGGCACCGTCGAGGGCCTGCCGCTCGCGGTGTCGCTGCGGGCCTTCTCGCATGTCGCGCTGACCGGCGAGCCCGAGGCGGTCTACGCCCAGGCGCGGGCGATGATCGCCCAGTTGTCGACACTGCACTCGCCCGCTGACCTGGCGCTCGGCGTGGCCGCCTCGCCGTCGGCGCTGCGCGAGTGGGAGTGGGTCAAGTGGCTGCCGCACACGCAGTCGCCGGCCGAGCTGGACGGTGCGGGCACCCGGCGGCTGGTGGTGGGCGACGTGGGCGAGCTGGAGGAGCTGCTGCGCGGCAGGCTGGAGGACCGGCCGCGGTTCCAGCGCGACGCGACTCCGCTGCTCGACCAGCCGCACGTGGTGGTCTTCGTCGACGGCGGCACCGTCCCGCCGACGTCGGTGCTCGCCTCCGGTGAGGGCCTGCTGGGCGTCACCGTCGTGGAGATGGCACCCGGTGAGAACGGCGAGCCGCGCGGCGACCTGTGGCTGCGCTGCACGGCCGACGAGATGCTGCTGCGGTCGGCCGCCGGCGGCGCCTACGGCGGCACCCCGGACCGGCTGAGCGCGATCGAAGCCGAGTCGCTGGCCCGCCAGCTCGCGCCGCTGCGGCCGGCCGACGGCGGCGAGGACGAACCGCTGCTGTCCAACCTGGACTTCACCGACCTGATGGGCATCGGCGAGGCCTCCTCCTTCGACGTCGCGCGCGGCTGGGTGCCGCGCAGCCAGCACGAGCGGCTGCGGGTCCCGATCGGGGTGGGCGAGGACGGCGAGCCGGTCCACCTCGACCTGAAGGAGGCCGCGCAGGAGGGCATGGGCCCGCACGGGCTGTGCGTCGGCGCCACCGGGTCCGGCAAGTCCGAGCTGCTGCGCACCCTGGTGCTCGGCCTGGCCGTCACCCACTCGTCCGAGTCGCTGAACTTCGTGCTCGCCGACTTCAAGGGCGGTGCGACCTTCGCCGGCATGAGCGAGATGCCGCACGTGTCCGCGGTCATCACCAACCTGGCGGACGACCTGACGCTGGTCGACCGCATGCGCGACTCGATCACCGGTGAACTGCAGCGGCGCCAGGAGCTGCTGAAGTCCACCGGCAACTACGCCAACATCCACGACTACGAGCGGGCCAGGACCGCGGGCGCCGCACTTGAGCCGCTCGCTTCGCTGGTGCTGGTCATCGACGAATTCAGCGAACTGCTGACCGCCAAGCCGGAATTCATCGACATGTTCATCCAGATCGGCCGGATCGGCCGGTCGCTGGGAGTGCACCTGCTGCTGGCCTCGCAGCGCCTCGAGGAGGGCAGGCTGCGCGGCCTGGACACGTATCTGTCCTACCGCATCGGCCTGCGGACCTTCTCCGCCTCCGAGTCGCGGGCCGCGCTCGGCGTCCCCGACGCCTACCACCTGCCGTCGGTGCCGGGTTCCGGCTATCTGAAGTTCGGCACCGACACGATGGTGCGCTTCAAGGCCGCGTACGTCTCGGGGCCGCACCGCAGGGGCCGGGAGGCCGAGGCCGACGGCGGTGCGCAGGGTGGCCGCAGGCCCGCGCCCTTCACCGCGGCGCCGGTGCCCATGAGCGCGCCCGCGGTCCAGCCGGTGGCGGCGCAGCGCGACGACGCCGTGGCCGACACGGTCCTCGACGTGCTGGTGCGGCGGCTCGAAGGCCGCGGCCCCGAGGCGCACCAGGTGTGGCTGCCGCCGCTGGACGAGGCGCCCAGCCTGGACCGGCTGATGCCGCTCGCGGTGACCGCGGAGCGCGGCCTGCAGGCGAGCAACGGGATGCCGCTGGGCGGCCTCACGGTACCGCTGGGCATCGTGGACAAGCCGTTCGAGCAGCGCCGCGATCCGCTGGCGCTGGACTTCAGCGGCGCGGCGGGACACGGCCTGATCGTCGGCGGCCCGCGCAGCGGCAAGTCGACGATGCTGCGCACTCTGGTGGCGGCTTTCGCGCTGACCCACACACCGCACGAGGTGCAGTTCTACTGCCTGGACTTCGGCGGCGGCGCCCTGCGCGCGGTCGACGGCCTGGCCCATGTGGGCGGGGTCGCGGGCCGCCTCGAACCCGACCGCGTACGCCGTGCGGTCGCCGAGGTCGCGGGGGTGCTGGCCCGCCGCGAGGAGGTCTTCCGCAGCCGCGGCATCGACACGGTGGCGTCGTACCGCAGGCTGCGGGCGACCGGTGAACTGCCCGACGAGCAGTGGGGCGACGTCTTCCTGCTGATCGACGGCTGGGGGGCTTTCAAGCAGGACAACGAGCGCCTGGAGCCGGTCGTCGCCGACATCGCCGCCCGGGGCCTGGGCTTCGGTGTGCACGTGGTGCTCACGGCGTCGCGTTACATGGAGGTCAGGGCCGCGCTCAAGGACCAGTTGCTGAACCGCCTCGAACTGCGGCTCGGCGACACCATGGACTCCGAGATCAACCGCAAGGTCGCCGCGAACGTGCCGGCGGGGGTGCCGGGCCGCGGTATCACTCCGGCGCAGCTGCATTTCATGGCGGGTCTGCCGCGGATCGACGGCAGTTCGTCGTCGGCCGACCTCACCGAGGGCGGCGCCGGCCTGGTGGAGGCGGTCAACTCGGCATGGTGCGGGGCGCCCGCGCCCGGCATCAGGATGCTGCCGACGATGCTCACCGCCGAGCAGCTGCCGGAGGGTTCTCGCTACCCGGAGCGCGGTGTCGCGATCGGCATCGACGAGACGGCGCTCGCGCCGGTCTTCGTGAACTTCGAGACCGACCCCGTGCTGATCGTCTTCGGCGACAGCGAGTCGGGCAAGACGGCCGCGCTGCGGCACATCGCCCGGCAGCTCAGCCAGCGCTACACCCCGCAGGAGGCCATGCTCGTCGTCGCCGACTACCGGCGTACGTTGCTGGGCGCGCTCCCCGAGAGCCATGTGCTGGAGTACATTGCCGCGTCCGCGGCCATGGAGACGCACATGACCGAGGTGCAGAAGCTGGTCGAGCGGCGGGCGCCGGGCCCCGACGTCACCCCGCGCCAGCTGCGCGACCGCAGCTGGTGGAGCGGGCCGCAGTTGTTCGTGCTGATCGACGACTACGAGCTGGTCGCGGCGGGCAGCAACCCGATGGCGCAGCTCGCCGACAGCCTGCCCTTCGCCCGCGACGTCGGGGTGCGCTTCATCATCGCCCGCAGCAGCGGCGGCGCGGGACGTTCGATGTACGAGCCTTTCATGCAGCGCGCCAAGGAACTGGCCGCGCAGGGCCTGGTGCTCTCCGGTGACCCGAACGAGGGCGAGCTGATGGCCTCCGTCCGGCCGCGGCCGATGCCACCCGGGCGGGCGATCTTCGCCGCGCGGCGCGGCGGCAGCCGTCTGGTGCAGCTGGCCTGGACCCCTGAGGGGTGA